CTGGCAACATGTTCAGGGAAAATTAGACTACATCCTTGATTCGAGCCCAAGTTACAATTCCGTTACTACAGAGATACGAGCAAGAAACGACTTGCGGAAATTCTCATCCCCCTCACCGCACTGCCTTGGCAGCAAACCGATACATGTCCCCCCGGTAAACAGAATCCTCCATTTCAACGATCATATCTTTGCCACAGAACGAAACCCCTTCCACACGGAATGCAGGACTGGGTTTTTCCAACTGAAATACTTCGAGGGCCGCCCCTTCTATGATTACAGCGCTCACCATCTGATTGATTTCGGTGAGCACGATTCCGTAGTCCTTCTCAAAAATTTGATACAACGAATGCTCCAGGTTGCGGCGATGTATCTCAGGACAAAACTGAAGCGAGATATACCGCGTCTCACTCATCATCGGAATGCCATCGGCATAACGCACTCGTTCAATCTCGCAGTACGGGCCACGCATCGTAAACTCTCTGCCATTTACGACCTGGGTATGATCTCCTTTGCGCAAATGAAACCCGGTTAACTTAGTGGCCGGCTTGCGACCAGCTTCAATCATGTTCTTGGTGAAGCCAAAAATCCGGTTGATGGCGCGCACCACCGTGTAATTCTTGACGAAGGTCCCCTTCCCCTTAATGCGAGTGACCCACCCCTCCTTCTCCAACTCGTGCAAAGCCTTTCGCGCGGTGGTATTGCTCACCTGGTATTTCTCGATAATCTCGTTTTCAGAAGGCACGGGATTTCCCGGGGCAAGTTCCCCTCGTTGAACCATCGAGATAATATCCCGACGGATCTGAAAATACTTTGGCGGACTGTATGGCTCTTGCATGATGGTCAATCTGGTTGCGGCCTGCCGTCATCACCAACGATTTTTAGGCGCTGCATGAGACAACAAATCGCAACAATCAAACGTTCTTGTGAAACTTGCATTTATCCTAATAGATCCGCCATTGTTGAGCAATTCATAAGTAAACAGCCTGCTCGCGAATCTGACCGATTTCAGAATTTTCAGGCGATGACACACCTCCCGTGTCGAATTACTGCCGCAACATGTTTCGTTGTAATCGTGTTGGGATCGAACTGCAGCGGTGTGAAATCGAAAATTCCTCAGGAAAAACGTTAAATTTCTCTTTTCATAAGCGAGTGTAGGCTTTAGTGTCCCGCCATGGCTAAAGCCTTATCTAAATCCCAATTGGCAGCGGAAATCGCTGAAAAGAATCAAATCACCAAGAAGCAAGCGGTGGAAATCCTCGATCATCTGGCAGAACTTGCCTACAAGAATGCCAAGAACACCTTTACCATTCCTGGTTTAGGCAAGCTCGTTTTGGTCAATCGCAAAGCCCGCATGGGCCGCAATCCTGCTACTGGCGAAACCATCAAGATCGCCGCCAAGCGCGTCGTGAAGTTCCGCGTCGCCAAGGCAGCCAAGGATGCGATCCTCGGCGTTAAGAAGTAATTTTTCAACTTCCAACAAAGGCACTCTGATTCACTTCAGAGTGCCTTTTTTCTTTACGGCCATTGTTTGAAACGAAAGAGCTTTATCAGTGATTGAAAGTGGCCATGCGGCGGGGCCTGTCGCGAATCAATGACATCCAGTTGGGCTTTTCGTTGGCAGCAAAACTTGTGGGTAATTGAAAGGGCTGGGGTAACGGTTACGCCGTTTGCGACGGTGGCGCACACGATGCGTTCCAATCAGCCACGCGGTCAGGGCTGCAAATATTCCCATGCCAGCGAAAATTCCCGCCCGGGATCGTGCCGGAACGACGGTGACCGAGAAGTTGTCGAAATGTGCATAGCCCGAAGTCCAAGGGTCGCCTATATTAGCGACGATCCAGACATCCGCCTGGACAACTCCTTTGGGCGGGAAGAGGTTGGTTGCGGTCATCGTTTTGTATTTAAGCATTTCCGAATCGTCCGTGCTTGAACCGACATGGAGCACGGTCTGGCCAAGAAAGTCTCCCTCCCTTCCAAAGAACCGGAAAGCCACGTCAATATTGTCTCCGGGGTTGACCTTGCCCGGCAACTTATACGCGAACGCGAAGGTGAATGGCCCACGCGCGCGCTCCAGCGGGAACATTTCGCTCCGGATGTCGGCGTGATTAGTTTCGTGGGCAGCCGCGTTGGTGATTCCGATTCTGAAAGAGTTTAAGCCCGTCGCCGGATCAGCATTGTCAATCACCACCGTCCCCCCGCCGAGGACTCCAGTGTACCAGCCCGCGAAACCGTTTTCCGCTCCCGGATTTGCCGGCCCGAGGAAAGCCATGTGAGCCTTCGCCATGGTCGGCGTAAGTTTGATGGGATAGGTTTCAACGACTTTTCCGGAGGCATCGGCGCGCCAGGCCTTCTGCAATTGGAAGTCGCTGTTGCTATACGTCTGCACGAGAACATAAAAATAGTTTCGGGGAGGAGAGTCTTTGGTGATAACGTGAAGTTGCAGGGACCAATAATAAGGCCCGTTCGGGCTTACCAGGGGCGGCTTCTCCAAACGCAGCATTCCATGGTCATGCTTCGCAATTCCCGGCAACTGGCCGTTGTGGTGAAGCAGGGCGAGAAACTCCACGCTCTTGTTTATACGCGCTGCCTCCGGGCCTTGTAGCACCTTTCGAAACTCCTTTTGCCGCTGCACTTCCTGTTGGTGTCGCGCGATGGCTGCTCGTTCCGCAGATTCCCGCTCCGATTTCCGGCAACCGGAGACGAGAACTGCGACGGTGAAACAAACGGCTCCCGTGAGCAAAAGTTTCGAAACGTAAGTCCGCAAAACGTAATTTAAATCATCGACCATCCGGAGAGTCGGGGTAGCACCAAAGACTGTTTTTATTCGTGTCATACACCTGGAGGTACCAGGCACCCAGGCGGACGTAACCCACCGAGCCGCCAAATGTGGCGTTAATCGCTCCGTTGAGATGACGTTCACTGACGCCCTCCGCCGGAAAGTTTGCACCGTCGTTGAAGTATTCTGGCTGGGTCTCCGTTTCCCAGAAGGCAACGTCATCCGGCCGCATGCTGCCCAATTTGGCGGTTGGAAAATTGGTTCGGTCATAACCAACCACGGCACCGTTCATCGCGTAACTGGACAGCTGTTGCTCGCGCTCGCGGAAAAGAGCGCTGTTGGTGTCATCCATGGGACATAGGTAGATTTTCTGACTTGCCAACGTGGGCCAAAGCAATCCCCTTTCAATCTTAAATTGCGCCGGGCCAGTGCCCGAATTGTCCAGGGCATATAGCCAGCCGGGACGCCCGGAGTGATCTCCGCTTTTCCAATTCGGCCAGGGCAAAATGTCGCCGTTATCAGTCGCGTACAATTGGACGGCCATCGTGATTTGCTTAAGATTTCCGATATCGATTATTTGAATCCCCCCTGCTCCTGGCCCTGATTCGGGCGGATGCCGAGGTTAAGGTTGTAGCGGCACGATTCCGCTCATGCGTGCTGCGTTTCGTGGTCATCCGGCAGTCGTTTGGATATTGCTTGATGCGGGTGCGGAGCCGCTTGCGCGACAAGCCAAACAACGCGGACGCAAAGCGCGGTCGGCGCGTGAGCTTGCCGAGGCAAAGCTGGCGTTTGTTACGAATATCACACTTCCGGACGAGAGGGATGACGACGCTTCCATCCAGAGGTATAATGAGGTCAGGCGCCTGCTTCTTGGAGCGGAAGGTGGAAGTATCGCGACATGACGATTTGGAGTCGAAGGCTGGCTATTTCCAAAGGCCGCAATCGCTGCCCAGATGACCACCGGTGCCGCTGGAGGAGTCGGGATCGCACCAAAGCAGGCCGGGGGTGTTGAGCTGCTCGTGCTGGAACTCGGTGGATTTCAGAAATTGAGCATGGCCGTCAAACGAAGTGACGTTGCAACCGGAACGGTGGCGTGGGCTTGGTCCTTCCTCGTCGATAGGATAACTGGCGCCATCATTGAAGACCAGTCGCGGGTTGTAGGGAGGTTGGTCGCTGGGTTCCCAGGTTGCGAAGGCGGAGGGGTTCATATCTGAGAGTTTGTGGGTTTTGGAGGCTGGTGGCGCCATAGAGTATCCTATGATGGCTCCGTTCATAATGTAGCTGGAAAGTTGTTCCAGCCGTTCGGAAAAATACGGTGTGTTGGTGTAATCAGTGGGGCACCAATAAACTTTAACCTGTTTGACATACGGCCAAAGCAAACCGCCGGCATAGACTGCTTCTGGCGGATTGGAGGGTTCCGGCGGTCCACCGTTGGTGGGCGTGTATAACCAGCCTTGGAAGCGGGATCCCCAATTTGGCCACGGCATGAACTCGTGGTTATCGCTGGCGTACATCTGGAGGGCCAGCGCCAATTGTTTGGTTTGTCCCAGGCATTGAATCTGCAAAGCGGTGGCTTTGCTCCGGCTGAGTGCCGGGAGCAGCAGGGCTGCCAGAATCGCAACGATTGCGATCACCACAAGCAATTCGACCAGAGTAAAAGCGAACGAGGCCCGCGCCTGGAGACTGGCAGGCAGGTGAGTCTGGACATATCGTTTGCGGCTTGGAGTCATACGATTCCATTCATGGCATTTGCCTGCGCCGCTGACGCACAAAAAGCGTTACCGCCAGGCAGGCGGCCAGGGCAGAGAATATTCCCGCGCCAGCAAAAATTCCTGTCCGGGATCGTGCGGGAGTGGCAGTGACCGAGAAATTGTCGAATTGAGCAAAGCCGGAAGTCCACGGTCCTCTGATATTGGCAACAACCCAGACGTCTGCTTTGACAGCTCCCTTGGGGGCCAGGATGTTGGTTGCGGTCATTGTTTTGTATTGGGTCATTTCCGAATCACCGGTGCTTGAACCGACATTGAGCACTGTCTGGCCAAGAAAGTTATCCTTGCCCTCGCCGAAAAACCGTAAGTCCACGTCAATATTATCTCCCGGCTTGACCGTGTCGGGCAGCTTATAGGCAAACGACAGAGTGAAAGGCCCGCGATTGAGCCTCAGCGGGAACATTTCGCTGCGCAGATCGGCGTGATTGGTTCCGTAGGCGGAGGCATTCGTGATGCCGATTCTGAAATAATTATAACCCGTTGCCGGATCATCGTTCCCAATCGACACCGAACCGCCCCCAAGGACTCCAGAGTACCATGTGGCAAAACCGCTTTCGGCACCTGAATTTGCCGGACCGAGGAAACCCGGTTGATCTTTCGCCAGCGCCGGGATGGAAGTAATGCCTCGCGGTGCGATTGCGGCGACGGTTGCGCTTTCAATGGTCGTTTTGGCTTCGTGCATGAGGATATAAGTCATCAAAACATCCATCCAGCCCGGGCTCAAATCCTTGCTGTCCAAGCTCGGTAATTTTGTCAGCACGATGACGCGACCATGCCCGAAAGCCGTGCTTGCCTTGTCCATTTGTTTGAGTTGATGGTGCGCCATGGCTGAAACAAAATAAGTGTCTGCCTGGCACATATTCCACGCGCCATCCTCTGCCTTGGTCAGTTCTTTTTGAGCCAGCTCCATTGTTTTGATTGCGCGGGCGAAATGTCCCTGGCGATATTCCGACAAGCCTCTGGTCATGAGCCGCCAATGCAGCCACTCGCCATTTTTTGCAAGTGCGACGGCTTTTTCGGCCACTTTGGCGGCCTGGGTCAAATCGTCCGGACTGCCGGCGGCGGGCATCAGCAGGAAACATTTGGCTGTCCGCTCGGCAATCGGGGCGTTGGTGCTATTGCCAAAGCGCTGCAACATACCTTTGGAGTAGTTTCTGTATTCTCCCATATCCCCGGTTTGAACCAGGAGCGGCATCAACAAGAACCACGGTATGTGGTCGGAAGGGTCTATTTCGATCACTTGTTTCAGGTCGGTGGCGGCCTCCTGAAATCGGGCATTTTCACCGCGAAGGTAAGCGCGAATGAGAAGGATTTTGGCCTTCGGGATCGTTTTGCCATTGGTTTGATCCAGCAGGCGGTTCAGCGGTTCTTCCGCCTCAGCCAGCTTGCCAGCTCGCGCGAGAGCCATTGCCTGTTTAACCGAATCCTCGACGTTTAGTTCCTGGGCCGCCGTGGTCTGAGGGGCGATTATTCCACACAGGAGCGCAAAAACTGTTAATAAAAAATGAATCCGCCTGATCATAAGTAATTTTGCCGAGTTTTTTGGCTTCGGCAGCCGTTCCTCCTTCCATGCGCTTTTTGCAGGCCGATCCCCTCATCAAAATTGAAAAATCCATCCGGACGGGTTTGGGTCGTTTGTTTACAAGCAATGATTCAGCGCTTTAGCAAGGACCTGGCCTCCCTAACAGCCAGCCAGCAGATTAGCAACTCCTGATTGTAGGGGCTGAAGATGCCCTGTTCAGCGAACGGTCTGCGCTCGTCCGCCGGGAATGGTATTTGTGCCTCAGCCTCGCCAAACAGCTTCCGGGCTTCTGCTGGTTTGTTCTGGCGAAACAGGCTTATGGCCCTGAACAGCCTGGCGGTTCCCTGAACTTCGGGACGCTTATCAGCCATCGCCTGTTCCACTATTTTCAGGGAATGTTCGGCGGCAGCGTATTGGCCGTTGCGATATTCAGCCATGCCGAGTGCCAGTTGACCCCAATCGTTGGTATCGCCAAGCTCCACCGAGAGTTGTGCGAGGTGAAGGACCTTCGCCTGTCGGGCGGCATCCGCGGAGGGCAGCAGGCAATAGACTTTGGCCGCGCGCTCCGCATAAATGGCAGCGTCATGTTTCTCCATTTCGGTGTTGTTCGTTCTCTCCGGTTGATCAACAAGCCGGCGGCGGGTGGCTTCATAATTGGTGCCCTGACCAAACCACGCCTCCAAGGCAGCAAGCCGGAGTGAAGCCAGCGAGTTCGTTGGTTCCAGTTCGCAGACGTTTTCCAACAAGGCGGTCGCCTCCCGGCTGCGGCCCGCGGAATAGTAGGATCCCGCCAGCTTTCCCATTGCGTTGATCGTGTCCACGGTTGATGGACCGCTCATTTTGCGGCGAAATGTCAGCACCTCCTCACGCAGTTTGATAGCCTCTTCGATGCGGTGAACTCCCTCGTAAGAATCCGCCAGATTTTCCATCGCGCTAATCGTGTCGGGGGCTTCCAGACCGTGCACTTTGATGTTGAACACCAGTATCTGCTCCCGCAGATCGATGGCCGCGTGACGGCCAGCATCGTCAAAGGCAAAAATCGGCCGGTTATCATCCATCAACCCGACCGTAAAAGAGTGCTCTGACATATCCGAGAGAGATTTGGAGATGGCTTCCGATTCAGCCAGGCGCTGTTTGGCCAGGGTCTCAGCCCGGGTGGCACGAATGGCCTGCCAGACGCTGATGCCCGTGGTCGACACTAGCACCAAGGCTATCATGATGGCAGAGGCGAAAACTGTCTGGTTTCGTCGCCACGCCTTTTGCAGCCGATACATATTGCTCGGTGGCCGTGCCATCACCGGTTCGTTGTTGAGGTGCCGCACAAGATCAGAGGCAAGGCTGCTGGCGTTTTCATATCTCCGCCGGCGGTCCTTCTCCAGCGCCTTCATGACAATCCAATCCAGGTCGCCGGTCAGAAGCCGGTTGAGTTTGGCCGGCTCAGCCTGGCGTTGGGCGGCCACTGTCGTAAGCTCCTCGCGCGTGAGAGCGCTGAGGCGCGTGGATGGCTTTTGTGGATCTCGTTCCCGGACCAGCCGGAAGATTTCATCCAGGCCCGCCTTGTCAAATTCCTCTTTGGTCAGGGGCGTCTGGCCGGTGAGCAATTCGTAAAGCAGGACGCCGAGCCCATAGATGTCACTGCGCGTGTCCATGTCCAGCGCGCCCAACCCGGCCTGCTCCGGACTCATGTAGGAAGGCGTCCCAATCATCTGATGCAACCCGGTGAAGAGCGTCAACTCCGTGAGCCGTGCCTGCATCGCCTTGGCCACGCCGAAGTCAATGACCTTGGGCACGGGCGCGCCATCCACTTCGGTGACGAGAACGTTTGACGGCTTGAGGTCGCGGTGGATGATGCCTTTTTGGTGCGCGTGTTCCACGGCCTGGCAGACCTGGATGAACAACAGCAATCTTTCGCGCGTGGAGAGCTTGTTGGCGTCGCAATAATCCGTGATGCGGATTCCGCGCACGAGTTCCATCACGAAATACGGACGGCCATTGTCGGTCGCCCCGCCATCAAACACTCGCGCGATGCTCGGATGATCCATCATGGCCAGGGCCTGCCGCTCGGCCTCGAAGCGGGCCAGGACCTGCTTGGTGTCCATGCCGGGTTTGATGACTTTGAGCGCCAGCCGCCGCCGCACCGGTTCCACCTGCTCCGCCATCCAAACGGTGCCGAAGCCGCCTTCGCCAATGAGTTCCAGCAGCTTGTAGCGTCCAATCATCGCTCCGGCGCACTCGGCCCTGAAACTGGAGGGGAGTAGTTTCCCGGCCTGGCCAAGAAACTCCCCCGCCTGCTCATGCGCCTGCAATAGCGATTCCACCTGGCGGCGCAATTCGGCGTCGCCGTGGCAAGCTTCGGCCAGGTAACATTCCTGTTCCGACGGCGACTTCCGCAGCAGCGCCAGCGAGAAGATTTCCTTGAGGCGTTCAGAATCCAGTTCCATTAAATTGTCTCGTTGCAATTGCCCATCACTTCTTCCCTGCGCCGTTTTCCGGTCAATCCCCTCACTGAAGTTCAAGAAATTTATGCTGGAGGATTCTGCCCTTTTTGAATTTCCCGGAACAGCCAGGCCCGGGCGAAAGCCCAGGTCCGCTCAACCGTGCTGATGGAAATATTGAGTTCCTTGGCCGCCTGCTCCTGGGTGAGTCCGACAAAGTAACAAAGCTTTACCAGTTCGGCCGCGCGCGGATCAACCTCGGCCAATCCATCCAGCGCTTCATCCAGCGCCAGCAAATCGTCATCCGGCATGGGTGAGGCAATGTCCAACGCCTCCACGTCCACACGTTCCCATTGTCCGCCATGTTTCAGGCGTTTTTTGCGGCGGGCGTTTTCCACCAGGATGCGGCGCATGGCCTCCGCGGCGGCGCCGAAGAAATGCCGCCGCCCTTGCCAGCCCGGGTCTTCCTTGCTGACCAAGCGCAGATAGGCCTCGTGCACCAGCGCAGTCGCCTGCAGGGTTTGGCCCGGCTTCTCGTTCGCGAGCAGCCACGCCGCCAGCCGTCGTAGTTCACCATAAACCAAGGGCAACAACTTCGCCGCTGCCTTGGAATCCCCTTGCTCGACAGCGTTTAGAATAAGCGTGATCTCACTCACCAGGAGTGACGAATCCCAGAACAGGAACCTCAAATCAAGATCAAACGTACGACGGCATATGCTTCGGTCTACTTTCCTGGCGTGCCTTCGATCGTTGGCCCTGCTGGGTTACAAACTTTATTGTTTGTGTACACAAGCTGTACTTGAACAATAAAGTTTTATACCAGTAAAAGTTAATCATATAAACTCCAGCTGAATTTAGACCCGCAGGACTATGGAACGAGGCCAGAGGCAGTTGAAGTCCAAAAGGAAGCAATGCCTCAGGCGCGATCGCGGGCCAAGAACACCCGACCGCCGCTGCCTCATGATTACAAACAACTTTGTGCCTTGTGCCGGGCGGGCAAGCTGTTTGCCGTCCAGGAATGGTTCAAAACCCACAAATATAAGGAACCAACACAGCAAGGCTGATACAGCGTCTTGCGTTCGGGGTTCACCCATTGGCGTTTAAGCAGGATGGGCCGCGGTAGCCAATTCATGTCCAAGGCGAAAACATGACGCGGCAGTTATGAAATAGTTCGGGGTGACCTCGAACCTTAATCCTGGGTGACGAAATTGGCTGCAGAAGGATTAGGGTTTACGCAATCGGAAGAATTCCTGGGACTGCTGAGAGGAGATCGCTTTTCGTTTTTCCATCAAACTACCGGAGATGGTATATGGGCCGCTGACGGTCGTCCAAGAAGTGGCTGGAGACACATCCGTTTTGGATTCCAAGGTGAAGCCGGTGGCGTTGGTGGACCAGTTGATCACCAGTTGATTGGTTTCAACATGGATCGAAAGCGTTGGTGCATTCAGAGCCAATCCTCCGAACCGGAGCCGGAAGAACTGTCTAGCCAGGAGGTTTGTTTTTGGTTCCCGATGTTCGTAGAAGAAACCGGACGGGATATATGGGCCATTTACTGTAGACCAAACCGAGGTGACTGTAGCATTGCCGGTGGCTTCCAGCACATATCCCACATAATTTGTGCTCCAATAAACGACTACATCGTTGGGATCGAGACGAATGAATAATCCCGGTTTGCCGAATTGAGGTTGTGGCGCAGCAGCGACTGCGATGGAGCCGACAAAATCGATCGGGTCACCCGGAGTTGTCGGCAGGCGCAATGCAGTGCAGGCACAAACATCGTCAAAGAGCGGCAATACGTACAGGCCATTGGTACCATTTACAGTGCCTGCGCTAACCAGGGCATCACCAGACGGAGACCAGATTGCCCCATGCGGAAAGCCATTGGGAGCCGCATTGAGTCGCGTCATCTGGTGCACCCCGGTTCCATCCGAATGGACCAGATACAGATTCGTTCCCTTATCAACGGAGGAATAATCGTTACTATCCACGAACACCAGGTTTTGCCCGTCCGGAGACCATGATGGCCAACTTGCGCCAAAAACATTCAGATTGAAATGAACTCCTGTAGCGAGATCGGGAGTAGTCACCGAAATTCCTGGATTAAGGGCATTCGGGTTCAAATTAAAATAGGCAAGTCGACCGTCGAGAGGATTTACCACCGGAGCAACGTCAGCACAGTTTTCGTTCAGTGGTAAAAGTGCAAGTGAACCGTTGAGTCCCAATCGCCAAAGCTTGCAAGCATAGTCAATAACCAGATTGGTGCCGCTAAGATCCCAGTCATAGCTGACAATGCTGTTGGTATTAACGAGTATTCTTTGTTCAAGACCACTGACGAGATTCCTTACCCAGATGTTTCCTTGGCCGGCAAATGGGTTTCCCTCGCGCAGAAAAGCCATCCACTGCCCATCGTGCGAAACCCGCGGCCTGATTCCAGACGTAATGTAGTCGTCCCCTGCGCCGTCCAAATCAATCGACCAGATGCTGCCAGTAGTTCCCGAGCGGCGGCTATAAAAGATGGTTCCATTGTAGGAAATAGTAACCTGGTTCGTATTAAAGATTGGCGGGTTATTGGTGCCGGCAAATGGATCAACGATTAGCGGTTGTTCGGGGCCCTTGTTGTTGCTGGCCAGCAGGTACTTTGCCGACACCAGACTTGAACGAGAGTTGGCTGAGGAATTGGTTCCGTAATATTGAACAGTGGTGTCGTTGGTCAATTGAAATGTCGCCGCATATTGCTGCCACGCATTTGTTGGCCCGGTACGGTAGAACACCTTGTCGCTGGCATTGAGCGTGGAAAAAGAAACCTGGATTGGGCCGGGATAGCTGGCCGGAGGCGGTGTAATCGTAACGACGACTGGTTCTGCAGGGCGCGGACTGGCATAACTGAATAAAGAAATTGAATCCAGATACTGGTCCGGCACTCCATAGGCCGCACCTTGCGGTGGTGCACCGGGACTATTGGTGCTGGCATTTCCGAGGCCGGTGCTCGCGCCGGCATCACTCTCCTTGCGCACGTTTAAACTTCCCGGCAAACCGGTCACCAGCGTGCTCCAGTCGGGAGAACTTAAGGAAGCAATGAATCCGGGCGCGGAGGAAACAAAAGGTTCCTTCTGGAAAAGCCAGACATTGGCGCGGGTGGTATGCGAACTGATGGCCGGCAAATCTCCAGCGCTGATTTGCGTGTAACCGTTCCCGTTATATTGCATCACCTGCGCATGCACGGAAGTTACAGTCCCCGTCGGCGCGGTCAGGAGTGCAAATTTGTCATTTGTCAGTGGAACCAGTCCGGTGGCACCAGATCCGTTACGATATGCAGCACCCAATATCGGGGAGTTTCCAGGCAGGCGTATGCCTTGAATTCCATCGCCAAATTGCACTTGAAGAGATCCATCTCCGTTCGTGCCAGCCACGTAATAAACACCTTCAATGGCGTTCGTAAGCGAAATTGCAATAGAAGTTCCGAAACTCAATGCGCCGGAAATGTTTGTGAGCTGAACAATGGAAATATTGGATTGCCCGGGAACGTAGAAAGCAACTCGAGGCAGTGTTTCACCGTTGAATCGTCCCACTGCATAATCACTCAGTGGCGGCAGATTACTGTAAGTTGTCAGCAATCCGGGCGAATTGGTGAATTGCCAAATATGCAAGGTATCATTGGTTCCGCGAACCAGACCCATGGCAAAATCAAAAGCGTTCGTCCCGAGTTGCAATGCATTTGGTCGAGCGAAAATTCCGTTTTCATTGAATTGACCCGCAGGACTCGATGCCCCAAGTGAGAAGCTGGTTAGGTCCAGGCGCTCGCTGGGCAGGTTATTGTAGGAACTTGCAGACAGCAAATGGTCAAAGGAATTTCCCACGCCCCCGAGTGGTTTTTTCAAGCCGACCAATGAATGGGGTCCAAGGCCTGATGTTGTAATGACCACAGGTGATCCCGCCACATTTGTGTTGGACAGATCGACCAGCTTGATGCGGTTCAAGTCCGGTGACGTAACTGCTACGGCATCGCGATTTGTTTGCAGGAATCTTCCAATCGCACAGCCGGTGGCATTTTCGAGTCCGGTTACAAGCGGGGCGGACCAATAAAGAATGCCATTTGTATCCTGATAACCAACGCGAGCATTGCCGGTTGCCTTGTCCAGCACCAGCACGTCGATATTGCCATCCGCATTAAAATCGCCCGAGGCCAGGAACTCCGTGGGGGTTTCATAAACGACACCCGCCTCGGTCTGCCGAATGCCACCAATCATCAAAAGGGCGCATAAAAGGAGGACCAGTCGCATCCAGAACATGCTATCGACCGATTGAGCCCGTCGATGCGGTTCCATTTGCAAATGCTTCTGAGCATTCAAAGGTTTAAAATTGGAGGTATTTGCTTTCACTTTTTCCTCACAAATTTGGCGGAATATCGATCTGGCCGGCGGGTATCACTTCCGCCACTTCATGCTTCTGGTTAAAACGCACGACAAAATATTGATAACGGGCACCGCGTATTACAGGCTGTTGATCCCGCAAGTATAAAAAAGTTCCATTCGCATTGGAGATGGGATCAATTTCAAAGGTCGTCGCCAGCAGTCGGTCTGGAATAATAATAAACGACCCCTGCCTCGGGACAAATTGTACGTAATATGGGATTCGTTCCAGTAAGGGAGTTACCTGCACGAGGTTGCCGGAAACACGAGCGAACGTGTCGTTGGTCACTTGCTGACGATACACAACAATGGGCAGGAGCGACTCTCCCCGATGAGATGGATCGGCAGATTGACGCTTAAAAATCAATTCATGGGGATCATTCCTGGGATCTCCTGAGACAAAATTGTAGGTAATGAAATTGGTTGAGCGGACGTTGGAAAT
The Pedosphaera parvula Ellin514 DNA segment above includes these coding regions:
- a CDS encoding TolB family protein, whose product is MKANTSNFKPLNAQKHLQMEPHRRAQSVDSMFWMRLVLLLCALLMIGGIRQTEAGVVYETPTEFLASGDFNADGNIDVLVLDKATGNARVGYQDTNGILYWSAPLVTGLENATGCAIGRFLQTNRDAVAVTSPDLNRIKLVDLSNTNVAGSPVVITTSGLGPHSLVGLKKPLGGVGNSFDHLLSASSYNNLPSERLDLTSFSLGASSPAGQFNENGIFARPNALQLGTNAFDFAMGLVRGTNDTLHIWQFTNSPGLLTTYSNLPPLSDYAVGRFNGETLPRVAFYVPGQSNISIVQLTNISGALSFGTSIAISLTNAIEGVYYVAGTNGDGSLQVQFGDGIQGIRLPGNSPILGAAYRNGSGATGLVPLTNDKFALLTAPTGTVTSVHAQVMQYNGNGYTQISAGDLPAISSHTTRANVWLFQKEPFVSSAPGFIASLSSPDWSTLVTGLPGSLNVRKESDAGASTGLGNASTNSPGAPPQGAAYGVPDQYLDSISLFSYASPRPAEPVVVTITPPPASYPGPIQVSFSTLNASDKVFYRTGPTNAWQQYAATFQLTNDTTVQYYGTNSSANSRSSLVSAKYLLASNNKGPEQPLIVDPFAGTNNPPIFNTNQVTISYNGTIFYSRRSGTTGSIWSIDLDGAGDDYITSGIRPRVSHDGQWMAFLREGNPFAGQGNIWVRNLVSGLEQRILVNTNSIVSYDWDLSGTNLVIDYACKLWRLGLNGSLALLPLNENCADVAPVVNPLDGRLAYFNLNPNALNPGISVTTPDLATGVHFNLNVFGASWPSWSPDGQNLVFVDSNDYSSVDKGTNLYLVHSDGTGVHQMTRLNAAPNGFPHGAIWSPSGDALVSAGTVNGTNGLYVLPLFDDVCACTALRLPTTPGDPIDFVGSIAVAAAPQPQFGKPGLFIRLDPNDVVVYWSTNYVGYVLEATGNATVTSVWSTVNGPYIPSGFFYEHREPKTNLLARQFFRLRFGGLALNAPTLSIHVETNQLVINWSTNATGFTLESKTDVSPATSWTTVSGPYTISGSLMEKRKAISSQQSQEFFRLRKP